A window of the Pyrinomonadaceae bacterium genome harbors these coding sequences:
- a CDS encoding ComEC/Rec2 family competence protein: MLILPRPRFVTAPLLSPAIALCGGIVVQHYAKLNSRSFAIVLPVAVAASIVCLLALKGGKLFASTLALLIAFFCTGMVLVRSTDLPPAANRISTMYDQGAIGPGDPVEIVGVVIGEPEPAPHSFYLTMRVERVAFKAIESDASGTVFLLVPTSTEKRKQEYDALALHHGTRLRVMTKLDREDDFRNPGVSQFTEYLERKGYDATGIIKSPLLVERMDDERVFVPLAWVYSWRARLQTEFQQRFSAETAGVLNAALLGNPHNISAGAAERFRAGGTFHILVISGLQIAFIAGVAILIVRRVTQKKLLQFLLAALFLWAYAIAVGAEASVTRAALMFTLAAFAPVVSRRANSLNTVAGAGLVLLVLNPLDLFNPSFQLTFLSVVAIVCVTLPLLQTMRRVGTWRPTMVTPYPPRCSAWLKTLSEALFWSEREWRAEMAASNIQYRLFRTPIAAKLERWRVQKILRYALSAIVISASVQIVLLPLMILYFHRVSIASLLLNIFVGVLMVVLALTALAAVLVSQVSTMLGGLLVLFAEKTNWLMTHAIDPLSVLGLGSIRLPHYSGLAAGVYAVYFILLAALVGSLSKWNPLRSHASTGVNRRTVKTAAIGLAIALLVVVVHPFSATPPDGRLRVEFLDVGQGDSALLTAPDGTTILIDGGGQPNLSWAKNDREDGEPAIERDTRSIGEQVVSQYLWSRGLDRVDYLIATHADADHIDGLNDIVRNFKVRGAIVARAPENDAEFAKFVQGLRHARVPLEIVGAGDVIRAGNVLIDVLWPRPIQTAGSPSRNNDSLVLRVRFGEKSFLFTADIEKEAEAALVKTGAGLKADVVKVPHHGSKTSSTEPFVATAQPTLAIISVGRHSIFGHPSPEVVERWRARGAQVMTTGEKGTISVVTDGVNLTVGTFVP; the protein is encoded by the coding sequence ATGTTGATTCTCCCGCGACCTCGATTTGTTACCGCTCCCCTCCTGTCCCCCGCGATTGCACTGTGCGGCGGGATAGTCGTTCAGCACTACGCAAAGCTCAACAGTCGATCTTTTGCGATTGTGCTGCCCGTCGCCGTCGCCGCATCGATCGTCTGTCTGCTAGCGCTCAAGGGTGGGAAGCTGTTTGCGTCCACGCTCGCACTGCTGATCGCATTTTTCTGCACCGGGATGGTGCTGGTGCGTTCAACCGACCTTCCGCCGGCTGCGAATCGTATTTCGACGATGTACGACCAGGGCGCCATCGGGCCGGGCGACCCAGTCGAAATCGTGGGCGTAGTCATCGGCGAACCTGAACCGGCGCCGCACAGTTTCTATCTCACGATGCGGGTCGAGCGAGTTGCGTTCAAGGCCATCGAAAGTGATGCCTCCGGCACTGTCTTCCTCCTTGTTCCAACTTCAACTGAAAAGCGTAAGCAGGAATACGACGCGCTCGCCTTGCATCACGGCACGCGCCTGCGAGTCATGACCAAGCTGGATCGCGAAGATGACTTTCGTAATCCGGGAGTCTCGCAATTCACCGAATACCTCGAGCGCAAAGGCTACGATGCGACCGGAATAATTAAGAGTCCGCTGCTGGTTGAACGAATGGATGACGAACGAGTGTTCGTGCCGCTCGCCTGGGTTTACAGCTGGCGCGCGCGCCTGCAGACAGAATTTCAGCAAAGGTTCTCGGCAGAGACGGCCGGCGTTCTTAATGCCGCACTGCTTGGCAACCCGCACAACATTTCAGCCGGGGCGGCGGAACGCTTTCGCGCGGGTGGCACGTTTCACATCCTGGTAATTAGCGGACTACAAATCGCTTTTATCGCGGGTGTGGCAATTCTGATCGTTCGACGGGTAACTCAAAAGAAGCTGCTTCAGTTTCTGCTGGCCGCACTGTTTCTGTGGGCATACGCGATCGCCGTGGGCGCCGAAGCTTCAGTTACCCGGGCGGCGCTGATGTTCACGCTCGCCGCTTTCGCTCCGGTCGTATCTAGGCGCGCGAATTCGCTGAACACGGTTGCGGGCGCTGGTTTGGTATTGCTCGTGCTGAATCCCCTCGATCTCTTCAATCCTTCGTTCCAATTAACGTTTCTATCGGTGGTTGCCATCGTCTGTGTAACGCTGCCGTTGCTGCAAACCATGCGACGCGTTGGCACGTGGCGGCCGACGATGGTGACTCCGTACCCGCCGCGGTGTTCGGCTTGGTTGAAAACATTATCCGAAGCGCTGTTCTGGAGCGAACGCGAATGGCGCGCTGAAATGGCCGCGTCGAACATCCAGTATCGTTTGTTCAGGACTCCGATTGCCGCGAAGTTGGAACGCTGGCGGGTTCAGAAGATCCTGCGCTACGCCTTGTCGGCCATCGTTATTTCGGCGAGCGTGCAAATTGTTCTGTTGCCCTTGATGATTTTGTACTTTCATCGCGTATCAATAGCGTCACTTCTATTGAACATCTTTGTCGGCGTCTTGATGGTGGTCCTGGCATTGACCGCGTTGGCTGCCGTGCTCGTCTCGCAAGTCAGCACGATGCTGGGCGGACTGTTGGTCCTGTTTGCCGAAAAAACGAACTGGTTGATGACTCATGCGATCGATCCGCTTTCGGTTTTGGGGCTTGGTTCAATACGGCTGCCGCATTACAGCGGGTTGGCGGCGGGCGTTTACGCCGTGTACTTCATCTTGCTGGCGGCTTTAGTCGGATCCTTGTCGAAATGGAATCCGTTGCGGTCTCACGCGTCTACTGGAGTTAACCGGCGAACGGTGAAGACGGCGGCGATCGGCTTGGCAATCGCTTTGTTGGTTGTTGTGGTCCACCCGTTCAGCGCGACGCCACCTGATGGACGACTGCGCGTTGAGTTTCTTGACGTTGGACAAGGCGATAGCGCGCTCCTCACTGCGCCGGACGGAACTACGATTCTGATCGACGGCGGTGGCCAGCCGAACTTAAGCTGGGCAAAAAATGACCGCGAAGACGGAGAGCCAGCAATTGAACGCGACACCCGCAGTATCGGGGAGCAGGTGGTTTCACAGTATTTGTGGTCGCGAGGTTTGGATCGCGTCGATTATCTCATCGCGACCCATGCCGATGCAGATCACATCGATGGCCTCAACGACATCGTGCGCAATTTCAAAGTCCGCGGCGCCATCGTGGCGCGCGCGCCGGAGAATGATGCGGAGTTCGCAAAGTTTGTGCAGGGGTTGCGCCACGCGCGGGTTCCGCTGGAAATTGTTGGCGCCGGTGATGTGATTCGCGCCGGAAACGTTTTGATAGACGTGCTGTGGCCGCGACCGATTCAGACTGCCGGCTCGCCTTCGCGTAACAATGATTCTCTCGTGCTGCGCGTTCGTTTTGGCGAGAAGTCCTTTCTGTTTACTGCTGACATTGAAAAGGAAGCTGAAGCCGCACTCGTCAAAACCGGAGCGGGACTGAAAGCGGATGTCGTTAAAGTCCCGCATCACGGGAGCAAGACCTCTTCGACTGAGCCGTTCGTCGCCACCGCGCAACCAACTCTCGCGATCATTTCCGTCGGGCGCCATTCAATCTTCGGTCATCCCAGCCCGGAAGTTGTCGAACGCTGGCGAGCGAGGGGCGCACAGGTCATGACGACGGGAGAGAAGGGAACGATTAGTGTGGTGACCGATGGAGTGAATCTGACAGTTGGCACGTTCGTGCCCTGA
- a CDS encoding class I SAM-dependent RNA methyltransferase: MNLPINDQTDETLEVVIERMLPGGLGLAHANSRTVMVALAAPGDRLRVRIDRVKGSVSFASIVEVLEPAPVRVEPPCPYFGRCGGCNFQQLSYTAQLAAKIEIIRDCLRRVGGIEAIPGFEITAAPNEWHYRARAQWQYASVRRWLGYFEANSRDVCDVAECAVLVPELQSELESLRAQMTQGDLPDDARYFRAVVGDEEVSVAADVSGRGAGVAGITRTIRDERYHLNANSFFQTNLDLVPALIDFALGDARGETAIELYSGVGLFTLPLARRFANVIAVEDDAAASDFARRNLAEAGLSNTDVVNQDVGDWLDCCDGDVDFLLLDPPRTGAESRVISGIVRLKPKRICYVSCDPATLARDLKKLIAGGYSISSIQAFDMFPQTHHVETVVHLTG, translated from the coding sequence ATGAACCTCCCGATAAACGATCAGACCGATGAAACTCTCGAAGTTGTCATCGAGAGAATGCTTCCGGGGGGACTGGGCCTGGCCCATGCCAACAGCCGGACGGTCATGGTTGCGCTGGCCGCGCCCGGCGATCGCTTGCGGGTGCGCATCGATCGGGTAAAGGGAAGCGTCAGCTTTGCTTCAATCGTCGAAGTTCTCGAGCCCGCGCCTGTTCGGGTCGAGCCGCCATGTCCTTACTTCGGTCGCTGCGGCGGCTGCAACTTCCAGCAGTTAAGCTACACGGCACAACTCGCCGCGAAAATCGAAATCATTCGTGATTGTCTGCGGCGTGTCGGTGGTATCGAAGCCATCCCGGGATTTGAAATTACTGCGGCGCCAAACGAGTGGCACTATCGCGCGCGTGCGCAATGGCAATACGCTTCGGTACGCCGGTGGCTTGGGTATTTTGAAGCTAACTCGCGCGACGTGTGTGACGTTGCCGAGTGTGCCGTGCTCGTGCCTGAGCTTCAAAGCGAACTCGAATCGTTGCGCGCGCAGATGACGCAAGGCGATTTGCCTGACGACGCGCGCTACTTCCGCGCGGTTGTTGGTGACGAAGAAGTTTCGGTTGCAGCGGATGTCAGCGGACGGGGCGCCGGCGTGGCCGGCATCACCCGCACCATTCGTGACGAGCGCTATCACCTGAACGCGAACAGTTTCTTTCAGACGAACCTCGATCTCGTACCGGCTCTGATCGACTTTGCGTTGGGTGACGCGAGAGGCGAAACGGCCATTGAACTCTATTCGGGAGTTGGATTGTTCACTCTGCCGCTCGCGCGCCGATTCGCGAATGTGATCGCGGTTGAAGACGATGCCGCGGCGAGCGATTTTGCGCGCCGCAACCTTGCGGAAGCAGGTTTGAGCAATACCGACGTTGTAAATCAGGACGTCGGCGATTGGCTGGATTGCTGTGATGGCGACGTCGACTTCCTTCTGCTCGATCCGCCCCGCACCGGCGCTGAGTCGCGTGTGATCTCGGGCATTGTCCGTTTGAAACCAAAACGGATCTGCTACGTCTCCTGCGATCCGGCCACGCTCGCGCGCGACTTGAAGAAGCTAATCGCCGGCGGCTACTCGATTAGTTCGATTCAGGCTTTCGACATGTTTCCACAGACGCATCACGTTGAGACGGTTGTTCACCTCACTGGTTGA
- a CDS encoding type III pantothenate kinase yields the protein MLLVIDIGNTNTSLGVFDGEKLLTHWRLTTARSRTVDEWGVHARNLFALADLDFKSISGIAIASVVPPVNFTLKRMAETYFHLTPMFIDDTVNTGVPILYEPASDVGADRIVDAVAAIHKYGKPCIVVDFGTATTFDAINANGEYLGGVITPGITISSDALFERAAKLPRVEIKRPQKVIGSATVEAMQSGLYHGYVGLVDGILKKMIDELGRSPRVIATGGLAPLIERGSKFIQEVDETLTLEGLRLVYERTISPKTKVQSPKSAE from the coding sequence ATGCTACTCGTAATCGACATTGGCAACACGAACACGTCGCTCGGAGTGTTTGACGGCGAGAAACTGCTGACACACTGGCGTCTGACGACGGCGCGTTCGCGCACGGTTGATGAGTGGGGTGTACACGCACGTAACCTATTCGCGCTTGCCGATCTGGATTTCAAATCAATCAGCGGGATCGCAATTGCTTCAGTCGTGCCGCCGGTAAATTTCACCCTGAAGCGGATGGCCGAAACTTACTTTCATCTGACACCGATGTTTATCGACGACACGGTCAACACCGGCGTTCCGATTCTTTATGAACCGGCGTCAGACGTCGGCGCCGATCGAATCGTTGATGCCGTCGCGGCAATTCACAAATACGGCAAGCCCTGTATCGTTGTTGATTTCGGCACCGCAACCACCTTCGACGCGATCAACGCAAACGGCGAATACCTCGGCGGAGTGATCACGCCGGGCATCACGATTTCTTCCGACGCTTTGTTTGAACGTGCCGCAAAATTGCCGCGTGTCGAAATCAAGCGTCCGCAGAAAGTAATCGGTTCGGCCACGGTCGAAGCGATGCAATCCGGCCTGTACCACGGCTACGTTGGCCTCGTCGATGGAATTTTAAAGAAGATGATTGATGAACTTGGCCGTTCCCCGCGCGTGATTGCGACGGGCGGCCTCGCGCCTTTGATCGAGCGCGGCTCAAAGTTCATCCAGGAAGTCGACGAGACATTGACGCTGGAAGGGTTGAGGTTGGTTTACGAGCGAACAATAAGTCCAAAAACCAAAGTCCAAAGTCCAAAGTCCGCAGAGTAA